Proteins from a genomic interval of Paenibacillus lentus:
- a CDS encoding methionine ABC transporter ATP-binding protein gives MISLHEVSKSYGQQRNGRLAAVQAVTLKIEDGSIHGIIGPSGAGKSTLLRLMNMLESPDTGRVVVEGKDLTAMGEAQLREARRSIGMIFQQFNLLQNRTVSGNVSIPLELAGMPKKERAERVRECLQFVGLLDKADEYPSALSGGQKQRVAIARALTNSPKVLLCDEPTSSLDPKTTNDILAVLRHVNESLGVTIVIVTHEMNVVAQICKQVSVMEDGRLTDSFTLTKRTPAVNAPRPKSYREQLLGTEGLYDV, from the coding sequence GTGATTTCACTGCATGAGGTTAGCAAGAGCTATGGACAACAGAGAAATGGGCGGCTGGCCGCGGTTCAAGCGGTGACTCTCAAGATCGAGGATGGCTCCATTCACGGAATTATCGGCCCTAGTGGTGCAGGAAAATCCACGCTTCTGCGGCTGATGAATATGCTGGAATCTCCTGATACAGGCCGAGTCGTAGTAGAAGGTAAAGATTTAACGGCCATGGGCGAAGCACAGCTGAGGGAAGCGCGGAGATCGATCGGCATGATTTTTCAGCAATTCAACTTGCTTCAGAATCGTACGGTAAGCGGCAATGTTTCCATTCCGCTGGAATTAGCCGGTATGCCAAAAAAGGAACGGGCTGAGCGTGTCCGGGAATGCTTGCAATTTGTCGGCTTGTTAGACAAGGCAGACGAGTATCCGTCGGCATTGAGTGGGGGGCAGAAGCAGCGTGTGGCGATAGCAAGGGCTCTGACGAACAGTCCGAAGGTGCTGCTCTGCGATGAACCGACCTCTTCCCTGGACCCGAAGACGACGAATGATATCCTGGCGGTTCTACGTCATGTGAATGAGAGCTTAGGGGTTACGATCGTTATTGTTACTCATGAAATGAATGTCGTGGCTCAGATTTGCAAGCAGGTTTCCGTCATGGAGGATGGGCGCTTAACGGACAGCTTCACGTTGACTAAGCGGACTCCTGCCGTCAACGCCCCGCGCCCGAAATCGTACAGAGAACAACTTCTGGGTACGGAGGGGCTTTATGATGTTTGA
- a CDS encoding stalk domain-containing protein: MKFKSKKTAMIGTALVLLLTFSAGVSAASSLERIQANLNHGISFLLNGKAWTAKDANGAKAVPISYKGTTYVPLRAVAEATGANIRYDAAKQQISITTGPVAETPGKGERTPFSVNNVSHFKWSYYPSGITRNKEDLQFGETQYETAFMVTGVNSAGQGVAFKVKDGTQKVGVLVGFKTSETDKDYTGTYTISDKDGQAFATGKIESGTVVENVLVLPDQTTELYVKFKGPAGKDSTGYVIWDESWLEN, translated from the coding sequence TTGAAGTTTAAATCTAAGAAGACGGCAATGATTGGAACGGCGCTTGTTCTGCTATTGACTTTTTCTGCTGGGGTATCTGCAGCTTCATCTTTGGAGCGCATTCAGGCAAATCTGAACCATGGCATATCATTTTTACTTAACGGCAAGGCTTGGACGGCAAAAGATGCCAATGGAGCTAAGGCTGTACCGATCAGTTACAAAGGAACGACTTATGTACCGCTTCGTGCTGTAGCCGAAGCTACTGGAGCGAATATTCGCTACGATGCAGCTAAACAGCAAATTTCAATCACGACGGGGCCGGTTGCGGAAACGCCTGGCAAAGGAGAGCGGACTCCTTTTAGTGTAAATAATGTATCTCACTTTAAGTGGAGTTATTATCCAAGTGGTATTACTCGCAATAAAGAGGATTTGCAGTTTGGAGAGACACAGTACGAGACTGCATTTATGGTTACCGGTGTGAACAGTGCGGGTCAAGGTGTTGCCTTTAAAGTAAAGGATGGTACACAAAAAGTTGGCGTGCTGGTTGGATTTAAGACTTCGGAGACGGATAAAGATTACACGGGAACGTATACGATTTCCGATAAAGACGGGCAGGCTTTTGCTACAGGAAAAATCGAGAGCGGAACTGTCGTGGAGAACGTTCTAGTGCTTCCTGATCAAACAACCGAGCTGTACGTCAAATTTAAAGGACCAGCTGGAAAAGATTCCACAGGCTACGTTATTTGGGATGAAAGCTGGTTGGAGAATTAA
- a CDS encoding PQQ-binding-like beta-propeller repeat protein — protein sequence MKIRALMVIVVAGLLTQLVPKAPISASVGVNSFSLAGQILAQKAHSHIKQGDRLMLKHRAPYFNVPLSAKSTVDSFSVYDIGQPGETFSVQAVAGELVALQDMNRGTFWVPIWYTTEASSRIQNTTPTYVSMRPEAKLALTPGGSLKWSDNDLSDREQRISVARWDDWYGVIATPAEWRQDYDIKRPVLLWVNEKNVIKHKEISVGLFERGSTVPTTLIKDIVDLQLEKGVPSEEVAKLLGQPVVREASGIKELRGEALNLGETWRYERPDGHYIVSFTAAGNLELSQWIFPANDKPVKGLQAGNAYHYTYDFTPTPLPATIELPSVWRNQGDLAYAYLVGATDDVLVINGDDGWYSGMHDDSSLYAIHRQTGQKLWQVDAGYGMLYFMMGDSDEAITVYTSLNKEKSEYEDRIRHIRLKDGHVLWEVKPDLEHSEQQIIEIHGVKNSVLIINRPSLGDKLGSLVVLDRNTGKQKWKRSISGDFRVLNVGADDPYVLIQEGNLLQARDPNSGKVAWSMESKVSSGDDPNFYSNYAGGPRIDPFARENTLERWLLHGNQWLLVDLATGQEAARFPAKAGERFEVLNEQYLLIQRPLPGHFKKTDKESYESVLYDALAGKELWTVQGKATKGVIDGQHLYFVIEGIPAKAELKTGRIAWKIPVPASLDMERDLSFMAPGSYVVLNDYLLLSYGDDLLVLDKEDGHMAGRIQDVRMGYAELREQVSRNGLLNRTGDELYAGSANGAFTRFSVKMLEQRLEGLGKQVYFIKQ from the coding sequence ATGAAAATTCGCGCTTTAATGGTCATTGTAGTAGCTGGGTTGTTGACACAGCTCGTGCCAAAGGCACCGATTTCAGCGAGTGTGGGGGTGAACAGTTTTTCTTTAGCAGGTCAAATCCTCGCACAGAAAGCACACAGCCATATCAAGCAGGGGGATCGTCTTATGCTGAAGCATCGTGCCCCCTATTTTAACGTTCCATTGTCTGCGAAGAGTACGGTGGATAGCTTTAGCGTGTATGATATAGGTCAACCTGGCGAGACGTTTTCCGTACAAGCTGTGGCTGGAGAGTTGGTTGCTTTGCAGGATATGAATCGGGGAACATTTTGGGTTCCGATCTGGTATACAACGGAGGCCTCTTCACGCATACAGAATACGACACCGACCTATGTAAGTATGCGCCCGGAAGCGAAGTTGGCTTTGACTCCAGGCGGCTCGCTCAAGTGGAGCGACAACGATCTTAGTGATCGGGAACAACGCATATCGGTTGCCAGATGGGACGACTGGTATGGCGTCATCGCAACTCCTGCAGAATGGCGCCAAGATTACGATATTAAGCGACCTGTTCTATTATGGGTTAATGAGAAAAATGTGATAAAACATAAGGAGATTTCTGTCGGTTTATTTGAGCGGGGCTCGACTGTACCGACAACTTTGATTAAAGACATTGTTGACCTTCAGCTGGAGAAGGGGGTGCCGTCTGAGGAGGTAGCCAAACTGCTCGGTCAACCTGTTGTAAGGGAAGCTTCTGGAATTAAGGAGTTGAGGGGAGAGGCGCTAAATTTAGGTGAAACTTGGAGGTATGAACGTCCTGACGGCCATTACATCGTCTCGTTTACTGCAGCGGGTAATCTAGAATTGAGCCAATGGATATTTCCCGCGAATGATAAGCCAGTGAAAGGCTTGCAAGCGGGGAATGCCTATCATTATACTTATGATTTCACACCGACGCCGTTGCCTGCGACGATAGAGCTGCCTTCCGTATGGAGAAATCAAGGTGATTTAGCTTATGCCTATTTAGTTGGGGCTACGGATGATGTGCTCGTCATCAACGGCGATGACGGATGGTATAGCGGGATGCATGACGATTCATCCTTGTATGCTATTCACCGTCAGACAGGGCAGAAGCTCTGGCAGGTCGACGCGGGATATGGCATGCTGTACTTCATGATGGGAGATTCGGACGAGGCAATAACGGTCTATACGTCACTCAACAAGGAGAAGTCTGAATATGAGGATAGAATACGTCACATTCGATTGAAAGATGGCCACGTATTATGGGAAGTTAAGCCGGATTTGGAACATTCGGAACAACAGATTATAGAGATTCACGGTGTGAAGAATTCTGTCTTGATAATTAATCGGCCGAGCTTAGGAGACAAATTGGGCAGCCTGGTCGTGCTAGATCGGAACACAGGAAAACAGAAATGGAAAAGATCGATCTCGGGTGATTTTCGGGTGTTGAACGTCGGAGCGGATGATCCCTATGTGCTTATTCAGGAAGGCAATCTTCTGCAAGCGAGAGATCCGAACTCTGGAAAAGTAGCTTGGAGCATGGAGTCAAAAGTTTCCAGCGGCGATGATCCCAATTTCTATTCTAATTATGCCGGTGGCCCGAGAATCGATCCATTTGCCCGGGAGAACACTCTAGAACGCTGGCTGCTTCATGGTAATCAGTGGCTTCTGGTCGATCTGGCGACAGGTCAAGAAGCTGCCCGGTTTCCCGCTAAGGCCGGGGAACGCTTTGAGGTGTTAAATGAGCAATACCTTCTTATACAGCGTCCTCTGCCTGGCCATTTCAAGAAAACGGATAAAGAAAGTTATGAATCTGTGCTCTATGATGCACTGGCGGGAAAAGAGCTGTGGACGGTGCAGGGCAAAGCAACGAAGGGCGTTATTGACGGCCAGCATTTATATTTTGTTATCGAAGGGATTCCTGCTAAGGCGGAGCTCAAGACAGGGCGGATAGCTTGGAAGATCCCCGTTCCGGCATCATTGGATATGGAAAGGGATTTATCCTTCATGGCACCGGGCAGCTATGTCGTGCTGAATGACTATCTTTTGCTTTCCTATGGCGACGATCTGTTAGTGCTTGATAAAGAGGATGGACATATGGCAGGTCGGATTCAGGATGTTCGGATGGGATATGCTGAACTAAGGGAGCAAGTCTCCAGAAACGGTCTTTTAAATAGGACGGGGGATGAGCTCTATGCAGGGTCGGCTAACGGCGCTTTTACCCGGTTTAGTGTGAAGATGCTGGAGCAAAGATTAGAGGGGCTTGGGAAGCAGGTGTATTTCATTAAGCAATAA
- a CDS encoding thioredoxin family protein gives MQRLYQLSEIKKMIQERALVLLLIKTNQCGVCESIQAKAAGLLESYAGVKGIYVFMEDAPDTAAEYLALSAPTLLLFCQGKEVYRESRFVRFDELEKVLQRYEEALGNL, from the coding sequence ATGCAAAGGTTATATCAACTAAGCGAAATTAAAAAAATGATTCAGGAGCGTGCTCTGGTGCTGCTGTTGATCAAAACGAACCAATGCGGCGTATGCGAATCAATTCAAGCGAAGGCAGCGGGTCTGCTGGAATCCTACGCCGGGGTTAAGGGGATTTATGTATTCATGGAGGATGCCCCGGACACGGCAGCGGAGTATTTGGCGTTGTCTGCACCGACATTGCTGCTCTTTTGCCAAGGCAAGGAGGTTTATCGGGAATCTCGCTTTGTCCGTTTTGATGAGTTGGAGAAGGTGCTGCAAAGGTATGAAGAGGCATTGGGGAATTTGTAA